Proteins from a genomic interval of Bacillus sp. FJAT-45350:
- a CDS encoding ATP-binding protein, whose translation MQVVGITTQHEVYVASRERKFRINEIVLIEDDTLHKPKGEVVETFSYNRFIPMGFDKGIVDAQVLQTLEQIGYDIGADEINLAKVRLFAEAVQPIQTGVEVRNPSFDEVKDLLVKSNPEEGLVLGEIRSTDHLVDTLPPHLSSLMEVFEKEELRQQNGAPFIFDIKAMQQYPHVGIFGGSGSGKSFGLRVMLEELMKLSIPTLVFDPHFEMSFSHAAEGEQFSKSYKGDYQVVQIGRDVGVDFSALSTRDVERLLSAAGSLSESMINVIQSMHKRRDSYQSFGDRVANLADALEEGKQKLDSYLRDGNGLTREDIDRYQSYRQLLEHYGSLPLTSVKGIQWRLNRLAQAGLFQYNIKAIEQGLHNGKLVVVQGSVWLLQVFSSYVIGSLYSKRRAYKDAKLQNEQGQFFPPFVIVTDEAHNFAPKGYDAPAKSVLKEIAQEGRKYGAFLIFATQRPTLLDETITAQLNSKFVFRTVRGTDIQTIKEETDLTHEEGKRLPYLQSGDVFVSSAIFGRTIPVRIRMAHSTSPHVDNPFDELQRMKNQGDDDLVEALESVFPLYETALMNCVIDINEKTNAEFDVSSLKETLDRLAKEGKIKKQQTPFATMYDRT comes from the coding sequence ATGCAGGTTGTAGGGATTACTACACAGCATGAAGTATATGTAGCGTCTAGAGAGAGAAAGTTTAGAATAAATGAGATTGTGCTAATAGAAGATGATACCTTACATAAACCAAAAGGAGAGGTAGTTGAAACCTTCTCATATAATCGCTTTATACCGATGGGCTTTGATAAAGGTATTGTTGATGCTCAAGTATTACAAACACTTGAACAGATTGGTTACGATATTGGAGCCGATGAGATAAATCTTGCAAAAGTTAGGCTCTTTGCTGAAGCGGTTCAACCAATACAAACAGGTGTGGAAGTACGAAACCCTTCATTTGACGAAGTGAAGGACTTACTAGTGAAATCAAATCCAGAAGAAGGATTAGTACTAGGGGAGATTCGTAGTACGGACCATTTAGTTGACACACTCCCACCACATCTTTCTTCTTTAATGGAGGTATTTGAAAAAGAAGAACTTCGCCAGCAAAATGGAGCACCTTTTATTTTCGATATTAAGGCAATGCAACAATATCCTCATGTTGGGATATTTGGTGGCTCTGGTTCAGGGAAATCGTTTGGACTACGAGTGATGCTTGAGGAATTAATGAAACTTAGCATTCCTACATTAGTATTTGATCCCCATTTTGAGATGAGTTTTTCTCATGCTGCTGAAGGAGAGCAATTTTCAAAGAGCTATAAAGGAGATTATCAGGTCGTTCAAATCGGACGAGATGTAGGGGTAGACTTTTCTGCTTTAAGTACAAGAGATGTTGAGAGGCTTTTAAGTGCAGCTGGTTCATTATCAGAATCAATGATTAACGTTATTCAAAGCATGCATAAGCGGAGGGATAGCTATCAATCATTTGGTGATAGAGTGGCGAATCTTGCTGATGCACTTGAAGAAGGGAAGCAAAAGCTAGATTCGTATTTACGCGATGGAAATGGGTTAACTAGAGAAGATATTGATAGATACCAATCGTATCGACAATTGTTAGAGCATTATGGAAGCCTGCCGTTAACATCAGTAAAAGGAATTCAGTGGCGTCTCAATCGCCTTGCACAAGCAGGTCTGTTCCAATACAATATCAAAGCAATTGAACAAGGGCTACATAATGGAAAACTAGTCGTTGTTCAAGGGTCAGTTTGGTTGTTACAAGTTTTTTCGAGTTATGTTATTGGTTCACTCTATTCAAAGAGAAGGGCTTATAAGGATGCAAAGCTTCAAAATGAACAGGGACAGTTCTTCCCACCGTTTGTTATCGTCACTGATGAAGCTCATAATTTTGCACCAAAGGGATATGATGCTCCGGCTAAATCAGTATTAAAAGAGATTGCTCAGGAAGGAAGAAAGTACGGAGCTTTCTTAATCTTTGCGACTCAACGTCCAACTCTTTTAGATGAGACTATTACTGCCCAATTAAACTCAAAATTTGTTTTCAGAACAGTTAGGGGGACGGACATTCAGACAATTAAAGAAGAAACTGACTTAACGCATGAAGAGGGTAAACGTTTACCTTATCTTCAGTCAGGTGATGTGTTTGTGTCTTCGGCAATTTTTGGTCGTACGATTCCAGTACGAATTCGAATGGCTCACTCAACTAGTCCTCATGTAGATAATCCATTCGATGAACTACAAAGAATGAAGAATCAAGGTGACGATGATTTAGTTGAAGCTTTAGAGAGTGTGTTTCCTCTATATGAAACGGCGCTAATGAATTGTGTAATTGACATTAATGAAAAAACAAATGCTGAATTTGATGTCTCGTCACTTAAGGAAACGCTAGACCGCCTTGCAAAAGAAGGGAAAATTAAAAAGCAGCAAACTCCATTTGCGACGATGTATGATCGTACTTGA
- a CDS encoding DNA double-strand break repair nuclease NurA, producing MLEVSKDLIERLVKIDKSLKEKYPYSKQERHVIRQNLLQGDVNFRQMRRLEKVELSNMLEMKEVAAVDGSVNQTKGESPHVIYFFQALAKTISGKEYWLTDLYTPLLQEESVEEKKEVTEKNIRSQKMSSIELKIAEQLMKKEDVKIVMMDGSLLHYSIDAEEDWKSLRQEALNRRVLLVGVTEEVGTSFLKDLPLFESKSSFNHLNDRDILFGVLEQGEMLYVEDAQRKAGLRTAWLRPSSSPAVVGIDILDEQMEHLNQIADFVFTMTPREGRGIPLWLDIVDRDVRITDKIVEALVEQYISPELKQRFFQPKKKERIY from the coding sequence ATGTTAGAAGTTTCCAAGGATTTAATTGAAAGGTTAGTAAAAATTGATAAAAGCTTGAAAGAAAAATATCCATATTCAAAACAAGAAAGACATGTAATTCGACAAAATCTTTTACAAGGAGACGTGAATTTTCGACAAATGAGACGGCTTGAAAAAGTCGAATTGTCGAATATGCTCGAAATGAAAGAGGTAGCTGCAGTTGACGGCTCTGTAAACCAAACCAAGGGGGAGTCTCCGCATGTTATTTACTTTTTCCAAGCACTAGCGAAGACAATCTCAGGAAAAGAGTATTGGCTTACCGATTTATATACCCCATTATTGCAAGAAGAATCAGTAGAAGAAAAAAAAGAAGTAACGGAAAAGAATATTCGCTCTCAAAAAATGTCGTCAATTGAATTGAAGATAGCAGAACAGTTAATGAAGAAAGAGGATGTAAAAATTGTAATGATGGATGGCTCTCTTTTGCATTATAGTATTGATGCTGAAGAAGATTGGAAAAGTTTAAGGCAAGAGGCCCTTAATAGGCGAGTGCTGTTAGTAGGAGTGACGGAAGAGGTCGGAACGTCTTTTCTAAAAGACTTGCCTTTATTCGAAAGTAAATCATCTTTTAATCATTTAAATGATCGGGATATTTTATTTGGAGTATTAGAACAAGGAGAAATGCTCTATGTAGAGGATGCTCAACGAAAAGCAGGACTTCGAACAGCATGGTTACGTCCCTCGTCAAGCCCAGCTGTAGTAGGAATTGATATACTAGATGAACAAATGGAGCACCTAAATCAAATCGCAGACTTTGTTTTTACAATGACACCAAGGGAAGGTAGAGGAATTCCTCTTTGGCTTGATATTGTCGATCGAGATGTGAGAATTACAGATAAAATTGTAGAGGCTTTAGTAGAGCAATATATTTCCCCGGAATTAAAGCAACGCTTCTTTCAGCCGAAAAAGAAGGAACGAATCTACTAA
- a CDS encoding AbrB/MazE/SpoVT family DNA-binding domain-containing protein, with protein MKSTGIVRKVDELGRVVIPIELRRTLDIAEKDALEIYVDNDRIILKKYKPNMTCQVTGEVSDDNLSLVGGKIILSPDGAEKILSELQNYVEKAK; from the coding sequence ATGAAATCTACAGGTATTGTTCGTAAAGTTGATGAATTAGGTCGAGTAGTAATTCCAATTGAGCTTCGCCGTACACTTGATATTGCAGAAAAGGATGCTTTAGAAATCTATGTAGATAATGATCGCATTATCTTAAAGAAATATAAGCCAAACATGACATGTCAAGTAACTGGAGAAGTTTCTGATGATAACCTTTCTCTAGTTGGTGGAAAAATCATCTTAAGCCCAGATGGTGCAGAAAAAATCTTAAGTGAGCTTCAAAACTACGTAGAAAAAGCAAAATAA
- the rsmI gene encoding 16S rRNA (cytidine(1402)-2'-O)-methyltransferase: MWQQKSFDQTSESGVLYLVPTPIGNLEDMTFRAIRLMKEVDMIAAEDTRQTIKLCNHFEIETKLVSYHEHNKETSGSNLLKLLKEGKNIALVSDAGMPAISDPGYDIVVSCLEEKIKVIPLPGANAALTALVASGLPTDHFYFFGFLHRQKKEKNKELEKLKMLDVPIIFYEAPHRLKDTLQRISEVLGNRQISVCRELTKRHEEFIRGTVEDVLQWCEDGMLKGEFCLIVEGASEAELKVEDWWAELTVDAHIQQYIDEKEMSSKDAIKLVAKERGLPKREVYAIYHKE, from the coding sequence ATGTGGCAACAAAAGAGCTTTGACCAGACGTCCGAAAGTGGGGTACTTTATCTCGTACCAACCCCGATTGGGAATCTTGAAGATATGACCTTTCGAGCAATTCGACTAATGAAAGAAGTAGATATGATAGCTGCGGAGGATACAAGGCAAACGATTAAGCTATGTAACCATTTTGAGATTGAAACTAAGCTTGTTAGCTATCATGAACATAATAAAGAGACAAGTGGTTCGAACTTATTAAAGTTATTAAAAGAGGGAAAAAATATTGCATTAGTAAGTGATGCAGGGATGCCTGCAATTTCCGACCCAGGGTATGATATTGTCGTTAGCTGTTTAGAGGAAAAGATCAAAGTTATTCCACTTCCAGGTGCAAATGCGGCACTAACAGCTCTTGTCGCATCAGGATTACCGACTGATCACTTTTACTTCTTTGGATTCTTACATCGACAAAAAAAGGAAAAGAATAAAGAACTAGAGAAGCTGAAGATGTTAGATGTTCCAATTATATTCTATGAAGCACCACATCGATTAAAAGATACTCTTCAACGAATTAGTGAAGTTCTTGGCAATCGTCAAATCTCTGTTTGTCGAGAGTTAACAAAAAGGCATGAAGAATTTATTAGAGGTACAGTTGAAGATGTTCTACAGTGGTGTGAAGATGGGATGCTTAAAGGCGAGTTTTGCTTAATTGTTGAAGGAGCCTCTGAAGCTGAATTAAAAGTAGAAGATTGGTGGGCTGAACTAACAGTTGATGCACATATTCAACAATACATAGATGAGAAAGAGATGAGTTCAAAGGATGCAATAAAGTTAGTGGCGAAAGAAAGAGGCTTACCAAAGCGAGAAGTTTATGCAATCTATCATAAAGAGTAA
- a CDS encoding tRNA1(Val) (adenine(37)-N6)-methyltransferase has product MVMLENGERMDFLLDEKMKIIQSSNVFSFSVDAVLLARFAYVPIRKGKIIDLCTGNGVIPLILSTRSKANIYGVEIQERLFDMARRSVEVNELGDQLEMVRADLNELPKVITSQQFDVVTCNPPYFETTSEKDQNENPHFAIARHEIYCTLEDVIRVSSKLLRQKGKLAIVHRPERLTDIMLYMRKYKIEPKRIQLVHPRVDKDANMVLVEGSKDGQAGVTCLPPIYVYGKDQAYTEEFKQIYYGESGVHNVATKEL; this is encoded by the coding sequence ATGGTTATGCTAGAAAATGGGGAGCGGATGGACTTCTTATTAGATGAAAAAATGAAAATTATTCAGAGCTCTAATGTTTTTTCTTTTTCAGTTGATGCAGTTCTACTAGCTAGATTCGCTTATGTTCCAATTAGAAAAGGAAAAATTATTGACTTATGTACTGGGAACGGTGTGATTCCGTTAATTTTAAGTACTCGAAGTAAGGCAAATATTTATGGGGTTGAGATTCAAGAGCGGTTATTTGATATGGCTAGGCGTAGTGTCGAAGTAAATGAATTAGGTGACCAATTAGAGATGGTGAGAGCAGACTTAAATGAGTTGCCAAAGGTAATTACGTCACAGCAGTTTGACGTAGTAACTTGTAATCCTCCTTATTTTGAAACGACATCGGAAAAAGACCAAAATGAAAATCCCCATTTTGCGATTGCTAGGCATGAAATATATTGTACGCTAGAAGATGTTATTCGTGTTAGTAGCAAGCTTCTACGACAAAAGGGAAAATTAGCTATCGTCCATCGTCCGGAACGTCTAACTGATATTATGTTATATATGAGAAAATATAAAATTGAACCTAAACGAATTCAGCTCGTTCATCCAAGGGTAGATAAGGATGCGAATATGGTTTTAGTTGAAGGAAGTAAGGATGGACAAGCAGGTGTTACTTGTTTACCACCGATATATGTGTATGGCAAAGATCAAGCCTATACAGAAGAATTTAAACAGATTTACTATGGAGAAAGTGGTGTACATAATGTGGCAACAAAAGAGCTTTGA
- the yabA gene encoding DNA replication initiation control protein YabA, whose translation MDKQEIFSQVSHIEERIGDLHNELRGLKEQLAMLIEENHYLKIENENLRNRMDSKGPEIESETKEDTSKEPEKKNIGEGYDNLARLYQEGFHICNTHYGSIRSEGDCLFCLSFLNQK comes from the coding sequence GTGGACAAGCAGGAAATCTTTTCACAAGTAAGTCATATAGAAGAGCGTATTGGTGACTTACACAATGAGTTGAGAGGATTAAAAGAACAATTAGCAATGCTAATTGAAGAGAATCACTATTTAAAAATTGAGAATGAAAATTTAAGAAATCGAATGGATAGTAAAGGTCCAGAAATTGAATCCGAAACAAAAGAAGACACGAGCAAGGAGCCTGAGAAGAAAAATATCGGCGAAGGATATGATAATCTTGCTCGCTTATATCAAGAAGGCTTTCATATTTGTAATACTCATTATGGTAGTATTCGCTCTGAAGGGGATTGTCTCTTTTGCTTATCTTTCTTAAATCAAAAATAA
- a CDS encoding PSP1 domain-containing protein, whose protein sequence is MHHVVGVRFKKAGKIYYFSPGEFDLPKGEWVIVETSRGIEYGKVVIEKKEVGENDVVLPLKQVIRIADSKDKLVVEENKEAAQKAFDVCIEKISEHKLDMKLVDVEYTFDRNKVLFYFTADGRIDFRDLVKDLASIFRTRIELRQIGVRDEAKMLGGIGPCGRVLCCSSFLGDFEPVSIKMAKDQNLSLNPAKISGLCGRLMCCLKYENDHYESAKKALPDLGKDIHTSQGRGRVVGLNILESLIQVDLYEQERVVEFTLEELVNEGAVPMQATE, encoded by the coding sequence GTGCATCACGTTGTAGGTGTTCGATTTAAGAAAGCAGGAAAGATTTATTATTTTTCTCCTGGCGAATTTGACTTGCCTAAGGGTGAATGGGTCATTGTTGAAACATCTCGTGGCATTGAATATGGAAAAGTTGTCATTGAGAAGAAGGAAGTTGGCGAAAACGATGTCGTCCTTCCGTTAAAGCAAGTGATTCGTATCGCTGATAGCAAGGATAAATTAGTGGTAGAGGAAAATAAAGAGGCAGCGCAAAAAGCGTTTGACGTATGTATAGAAAAGATCTCTGAACATAAATTGGATATGAAGCTAGTAGATGTTGAATATACGTTTGACCGAAACAAGGTTCTTTTCTACTTCACCGCAGATGGTAGAATAGACTTTCGTGACCTTGTAAAAGATTTAGCATCTATTTTCCGAACAAGGATTGAGCTTCGACAAATTGGTGTTCGTGATGAGGCAAAAATGCTTGGCGGAATTGGACCATGTGGTCGAGTTCTTTGCTGCTCGTCATTTCTAGGAGATTTTGAGCCAGTTTCAATTAAAATGGCAAAGGATCAAAACCTATCATTAAATCCGGCGAAAATTTCAGGATTATGTGGGCGATTGATGTGTTGTTTGAAGTATGAAAATGACCATTATGAGTCTGCAAAGAAGGCCTTACCTGACCTCGGCAAGGACATTCATACATCTCAGGGTAGAGGTCGAGTGGTTGGCTTGAATATACTAGAGAGCTTGATTCAAGTGGATTTGTACGAACAAGAGCGAGTTGTTGAGTTCACCCTTGAAGAATTAGTAAATGAAGGGGCAGTTCCGATGCAAGCCACAGAATAA
- the holB gene encoding DNA polymerase III subunit delta', which translates to MSWNELAETQEKVVTILKNSIEKNRIAHAYVFEGQRGSGKKKVAYQLAKSYFCEQKHGLDPCQECVDCKRISSKNHPDVHVIEPEGQSIKKSQVELLQKEFSYRGMESKKKFYIIEHADKMTASAANSLLKFLEEPTAPTVAVLLTESLHQLLDTVLSRSQILSFTPLSPMDLYKRLVNDGVSSSVASLLSAITTDLNEAERFSENDWVVQARNLVIQLTEEIQNRPHQVLFTLQDKWLDLFKGKEQLDLGLDLLLLWYRDLLYTHINEDNDLVYIDQKERLVNDSLYSSQGRISRQMTAILEAKRHLSANVNPQLLMEKLLLRLQEG; encoded by the coding sequence ATGAGTTGGAATGAGCTTGCAGAGACGCAAGAAAAAGTAGTAACGATATTAAAGAACAGTATTGAAAAGAACCGGATAGCTCATGCTTATGTATTTGAAGGGCAAAGGGGTTCAGGAAAAAAGAAAGTTGCCTATCAATTGGCGAAAAGTTACTTTTGTGAACAAAAACACGGATTAGACCCATGTCAAGAATGTGTGGACTGTAAGCGTATTTCATCTAAAAATCACCCTGATGTTCATGTTATCGAGCCTGAAGGTCAATCGATAAAAAAATCGCAAGTGGAGTTATTACAAAAGGAATTTTCCTATCGTGGAATGGAATCGAAGAAGAAGTTTTATATTATTGAGCATGCAGATAAAATGACTGCGAGTGCTGCCAATAGCCTACTAAAGTTTCTAGAAGAACCAACAGCACCAACAGTCGCTGTTCTACTAACAGAAAGTCTCCATCAGCTATTAGATACGGTATTATCTAGAAGTCAGATCCTATCCTTTACACCTTTATCTCCAATGGACCTCTACAAAAGGCTAGTAAATGATGGTGTTTCTTCCTCTGTAGCAAGTCTATTATCAGCAATAACAACGGATTTAAATGAAGCAGAGCGTTTTTCTGAAAATGACTGGGTTGTACAAGCAAGAAATCTAGTGATACAATTGACGGAGGAGATTCAAAATCGTCCACACCAAGTGTTATTTACACTTCAAGATAAATGGCTAGACCTTTTTAAAGGAAAGGAACAGTTAGATTTAGGCTTAGATTTATTACTCTTATGGTATAGAGATTTATTATATACTCATATAAATGAAGATAATGATTTGGTTTATATTGATCAGAAAGAGCGATTAGTAAATGACAGTCTCTATAGTTCACAAGGAAGAATCAGCAGACAAATGACTGCCATATTGGAAGCTAAGAGACATCTGAGTGCAAATGTAAATCCACAACTATTAATGGAAAAGTTGTTGCTCAGATTACAGGAGGGATAA
- a CDS encoding cyclic-di-AMP receptor — MKLIIAVVQDKDSNRLSEALVHTNYRATKLSSTGGFLKAGNTTFLIGTEDDNVSDVLEIIKDNCQSREQLVAPISPMGGNADSYVPYPVEVQIGGATVFVLPVEQFEQF; from the coding sequence ATGAAGCTAATCATTGCTGTAGTTCAAGACAAAGATAGTAACAGGCTCTCAGAAGCACTTGTTCATACAAACTATCGAGCGACAAAGCTATCAAGTACAGGTGGTTTCTTAAAGGCAGGTAATACAACTTTTCTGATTGGTACAGAGGATGATAATGTTAGTGATGTGTTAGAAATTATTAAAGACAATTGTCAAAGCAGAGAACAGCTTGTGGCACCAATCTCACCGATGGGTGGAAATGCTGATTCTTATGTACCATATCCTGTAGAGGTGCAAATTGGTGGTGCAACGGTATTTGTTCTACCAGTAGAGCAGTTTGAACAATTTTAA